In Candidatus Paceibacterota bacterium, the following proteins share a genomic window:
- a CDS encoding PEP-utilizing enzyme encodes MDFFKIEKIIKDKGLKPTSQREMPLYSLSCIFYGYTKPMYKILGYSYDAVCGIGGDGKFHTLFNEEMIAQKTGEFIDNNYKDLGDIVFTPSINTFNECLERFKKMDDNDPVLSLKLINNIYSNYMTCIGIYNCFWRYIGNEASKGKLTTIDVESISRQRDIVAKFYPKVESKIKEYTHKIGEMNNFDGDLLRYLTQKEMGDYLGNRLNIIDILKVLNLRREKYLYLLTIDGYEETSTDKDLIGKIYEEFYLVKDIKKELNGFPAYKGIVKGRVFNKIQGNNSDHLVEKGYILVTSMTHPDDIYIIKESSAIITDEGGILSHAAIVAREMRKPCIIGTKIATQVLKDGDMVEVDADKGVVRIIK; translated from the coding sequence ATGGATTTCTTTAAAATAGAAAAGATTATCAAAGATAAAGGTTTAAAACCAACTTCTCAAAGGGAGATGCCTCTTTATTCACTTTCATGTATTTTCTATGGATATACAAAACCAATGTATAAAATACTAGGATATTCGTATGATGCAGTTTGCGGAATAGGGGGCGATGGAAAATTTCATACACTCTTTAATGAAGAGATGATCGCTCAAAAAACCGGCGAATTCATTGATAATAATTATAAAGACCTTGGAGATATAGTATTTACACCATCAATAAACACATTCAATGAATGTTTAGAGAGATTTAAAAAGATGGATGATAACGATCCAGTATTAAGTTTGAAATTAATAAATAACATATATTCTAATTATATGACATGTATTGGAATATATAATTGCTTCTGGAGATATATCGGTAATGAAGCAAGTAAAGGGAAACTAACGACAATCGATGTGGAATCTATTTCAAGACAAAGAGATATCGTTGCTAAATTTTATCCTAAAGTAGAAAGTAAGATAAAGGAATACACTCACAAAATAGGGGAAATGAATAATTTTGACGGAGATTTACTGAGATATCTGACGCAAAAGGAAATGGGTGATTATCTTGGAAATAGACTTAATATTATAGACATACTAAAGGTCTTAAATTTAAGAAGAGAGAAATATCTTTATTTATTGACGATAGATGGATACGAAGAGACTTCGACAGATAAAGACTTGATTGGAAAAATATATGAAGAGTTTTATTTAGTAAAAGACATAAAGAAAGAGCTTAACGGTTTCCCTGCATACAAAGGGATAGTTAAAGGTAGAGTATTTAATAAGATACAAGGAAATAATTCAGACCATCTTGTAGAGAAAGGTTACATACTAGTTACTAGTATGACACACCCTGACGATATCTATATAATAAAAGAAAGTTCTGCGATAATTACAGACGAGGGGGGAATATTAAGCCATGCCGCAATAGTAGCTCGCGAGATGAGGAAGCCTTGCATTATAGGAACAAAAATCGCTACGCAGGTATTAAAAGACGGAGATATGGTGGAAGTAGATGCGGATAAGGGGGTGGTTAGAATAATAAAGTAA
- a CDS encoding PEP-utilizing enzyme, which translates to MSLKFQKMWSAGIMGAGVGEQAISYNFSHNTKLKKHCGVVEKNALFYFEKSVGTQFYFEVSEMEEAADFGFKRFTNKTKTQKYIEDSKKAIEISDNSYNDFLKINIKSLTFQDLFKLYKEKLRAYEESYSIYHACQPQYVRNIEKYVQGILEERYGKDLTDNIYSTLLLSDELDSLSSEHLEWLQIVKELKDKYSQEKVFTEKNLTKEETIKIENHSRKYIYLGTVETNNPWNFDYYIRRLNRDIKSNFDEDYIDLIDKQKDSKDRKDKIIDKYKLSKKIVDICNNLSRIGLIRLQIRFAWTKSAYVLGLITSELAEKSVDQRINKDSIVQYRLDELENAVKYNKYLSEEELKNREEAYLFLSKNLISDYGDKVHFYSGKAAVEKMNELFTEVASSKGGIKGTIACKGKVIGRVVKFSWIEKELNKKMEMMKEGDILVAGQTRPFLMPAIRKAGAIVTDEGGITCHAAIVSRELKIPCIIDTKIATKMLKDGDMVEVDANNGVVKIVKQ; encoded by the coding sequence ATGTCTTTAAAATTTCAAAAAATGTGGTCTGCCGGTATTATGGGTGCTGGCGTCGGTGAGCAAGCCATCTCTTATAATTTTTCTCATAATACAAAGTTAAAAAAACATTGTGGTGTTGTTGAAAAAAATGCTTTATTTTACTTTGAAAAAAGCGTTGGTACACAGTTTTATTTTGAAGTCTCGGAAATGGAAGAGGCAGCAGATTTTGGTTTCAAACGCTTTACAAACAAAACAAAAACTCAAAAATATATAGAAGATTCAAAGAAAGCTATCGAAATTTCTGATAATTCTTATAATGACTTTCTTAAAATAAACATAAAGAGCCTTACTTTTCAAGATTTATTTAAACTATATAAGGAAAAGCTCCGGGCTTATGAAGAGTCATATTCTATTTATCACGCTTGCCAACCTCAATATGTTAGAAATATAGAGAAATATGTACAAGGCATATTGGAAGAGAGATATGGCAAAGATTTGACTGACAATATATATTCAACCCTATTACTTTCGGATGAATTAGATTCATTGTCTTCAGAACACTTGGAGTGGCTTCAAATTGTAAAAGAGTTGAAAGATAAATATTCTCAAGAAAAAGTTTTTACCGAAAAAAACCTGACAAAAGAAGAGACAATCAAAATAGAAAACCATTCCCGTAAATATATATACTTGGGCACAGTAGAGACAAACAATCCTTGGAATTTTGACTATTATATTAGGAGACTTAATAGAGATATAAAAAGTAATTTCGACGAAGATTATATCGACTTAATAGACAAACAGAAAGACTCTAAAGACAGAAAAGATAAAATAATAGACAAGTATAAACTGAGTAAAAAAATCGTCGACATTTGTAATAATCTGTCAAGAATTGGCCTTATTAGACTGCAAATACGTTTTGCATGGACGAAATCTGCTTATGTGCTCGGTCTAATCACTAGTGAATTAGCTGAAAAGAGTGTAGATCAGAGAATCAATAAAGATTCTATTGTTCAATATAGATTAGATGAATTAGAAAATGCCGTAAAATACAACAAATATCTTTCCGAGGAGGAATTAAAGAATAGAGAAGAAGCATATCTATTTCTCTCTAAAAATTTAATCAGTGATTATGGAGATAAGGTACATTTCTACTCTGGAAAGGCAGCGGTAGAAAAAATGAACGAACTTTTTACAGAAGTTGCTTCTTCTAAAGGCGGCATAAAGGGTACTATTGCGTGCAAAGGTAAAGTTATCGGTCGTGTAGTAAAGTTCTCATGGATAGAGAAAGAATTAAACAAGAAGATGGAGATGATGAAAGAAGGCGATATTCTTGTGGCTGGTCAGACGAGACCTTTTCTAATGCCAGCAATTAGAAAAGCTGGTGCAATCGTTACCGATGAGGGTGGTATTACATGCCACGCAGCTATCGTTTCTCGTGAACTTAAGATTCCCTGCATCATAGATACTAAAATCGCCACCAAGATGTTGAAGGATGGAGATATGGTGGAAGTGGATGCAAATAACGGTGTGGTTAAGATTGTAAAACAGTAA
- a CDS encoding PEP-utilizing enzyme, which produces MQKSALELAEKFKKEMAGKITSQEGTFSSFSYGSILPLGFPPFINRYYDFDFISFLFFAEEKYGGIFFNLPAYQQMTIHSYNRLIKLGIKNVPEFNGYRKVRVEIQDKYDKSNPEILESKDNNQLFEILKEAFELEVELFVTTVFSESMDEAMIKSLYEALKDKTIDFETFIKTATQPTFESFVTRYDKTLLEINKDSDCYPAQWVFSNYYITPDISEIKARVKQTIDEKGGAEAILSELKKFSDEIDEHRKNLEKFRESLSGEEQTLLDYVQLAMEVRDSRKEGIQQTLTILNNIARILFKRAGLKIEDLVFSFPHELFSGKYLEKGFTDELQKRKSGVWVYYNKDGWVISTKDYKKTKENIYAHIDKADGEVKEIKGNIGCKGKAEGKVNIILNEKDFSKFIPGSVLVTSMTRPEFVPIMKKSVAIITDEGGVTCHAAIVSRELNIPCIIGTKNATRLLKNGDLVEVDADKGVVKIL; this is translated from the coding sequence ATGCAGAAAAGTGCTTTAGAATTGGCTGAAAAGTTTAAGAAAGAAATGGCAGGGAAGATTACTTCTCAAGAAGGGACTTTTTCTAGTTTTTCATATGGAAGCATACTACCGCTTGGCTTTCCTCCATTTATAAATCGATACTATGACTTCGATTTTATATCTTTCTTGTTTTTTGCTGAAGAAAAATACGGCGGCATTTTCTTCAATCTACCCGCATATCAACAAATGACGATACATTCCTATAATCGCTTGATAAAGTTAGGTATAAAAAATGTACCGGAATTTAACGGCTATAGAAAAGTCAGAGTTGAAATTCAAGATAAATACGACAAAAGTAATCCGGAAATACTTGAGAGTAAAGATAACAATCAACTTTTTGAAATCCTAAAAGAAGCTTTTGAATTAGAGGTGGAGTTATTCGTCACAACCGTATTTTCAGAATCAATGGACGAAGCAATGATTAAATCACTCTACGAAGCATTAAAAGATAAAACGATTGACTTTGAGACCTTTATAAAGACGGCAACCCAGCCGACTTTTGAATCTTTCGTAACAAGATATGACAAAACTTTACTTGAGATAAATAAAGACAGTGATTGTTATCCGGCTCAATGGGTTTTCTCAAATTACTATATAACACCGGATATATCGGAGATAAAGGCGAGAGTAAAACAGACAATAGACGAAAAGGGCGGTGCAGAAGCTATATTGAGTGAATTAAAGAAGTTCTCAGATGAAATAGACGAGCACAGAAAAAATCTAGAGAAATTTAGAGAGAGCTTGTCGGGAGAAGAACAAACTTTATTGGATTATGTTCAACTCGCAATGGAAGTGCGTGATTCAAGAAAAGAAGGGATACAACAAACTCTTACAATCTTAAATAATATTGCACGAATTCTATTCAAAAGAGCAGGTCTAAAGATAGAAGACTTAGTGTTTTCATTTCCACATGAATTATTTTCAGGAAAATATTTAGAGAAAGGGTTTACAGATGAATTACAAAAGAGAAAAAGTGGTGTTTGGGTTTATTACAATAAAGATGGCTGGGTAATCTCTACAAAAGATTATAAAAAGACTAAAGAGAATATTTATGCCCATATCGATAAGGCAGACGGAGAAGTCAAAGAAATAAAAGGTAATATCGGTTGCAAAGGAAAAGCAGAAGGAAAAGTAAATATAATACTAAATGAAAAAGACTTTTCTAAATTCATTCCAGGATCTGTACTCGTAACTTCAATGACTCGCCCAGAATTTGTGCCTATTATGAAAAAGTCTGTCGCTATAATTACTGATGAGGGTGGCGTCACTTGCCACGCGGCTATCGTCTCTCGTGAATTAAATATCCCTTGCATAATAGGTACAAAAAATGCTACCAGATTGCTAAAGAATGGAGATCTGGTCGAAGTAGATGCGGATAAGGGGGTGGTTAAGATATTATAA
- a CDS encoding PEP-utilizing enzyme: MKNTVDFKPFSDNTEMFRWGPIPARLFYVSEFDNAIFNDFPKEYEGDIWPKSLLLFKDGKILWLNDFSELREIGRKIFIKYILNKEGRKVLMDRWKKDVKSLEKIEAKISKELLKRLNNKELYDISREFYDLVISFWLPTIPVELGNYGSDRLLEEKLKRYVKPEKELSSIMEILTTPEEPSFFQKEEIDLVKSKDIKEHTKDYFWLKNSYDGVEVLNESFFLDRKSKIDINIEKKTTERIIDAKNNKKRVVEKYKLSNEIVNIAEGLCDAIIWQDNRKKHVFVYLHYKELLLREVAERFNIDIDILKDYSAEEILSALQRQDFSTISHRREKAVGYFMNPSKKVLSTDESMLCWEKYAEEKISDNIQEIKGIVASTGKKPIVQGKIKIVLDPKDHLTVFNKGEILVAPMTSPEYIFLMKKSVAIVTDTGGLTSHAAIVSRELGIPCIVDTKIATKVLKDGDMVEVDANKGIIRIINK, translated from the coding sequence ATGAAAAATACAGTAGATTTTAAGCCGTTTTCTGATAATACAGAGATGTTTCGTTGGGGACCTATTCCAGCCCGTCTTTTTTATGTTTCCGAATTCGACAATGCAATATTTAATGATTTTCCAAAAGAATATGAGGGTGATATTTGGCCAAAGTCATTGCTTTTATTTAAGGATGGTAAAATCCTATGGCTAAATGATTTTAGTGAATTAAGAGAAATTGGTAGAAAAATCTTCATAAAATACATCTTAAATAAAGAGGGAAGAAAAGTTTTGATGGATAGGTGGAAGAAAGATGTCAAAAGTCTAGAAAAAATAGAGGCAAAGATAAGTAAGGAATTATTAAAAAGGCTCAACAATAAAGAGTTGTATGATATTTCGAGAGAATTCTATGATTTAGTAATATCTTTTTGGCTGCCAACAATACCTGTAGAACTTGGAAATTACGGTTCGGATAGATTGCTTGAAGAAAAACTCAAAAGATACGTAAAGCCCGAGAAAGAATTATCTTCCATTATGGAAATTCTTACCACCCCAGAAGAGCCATCATTTTTCCAGAAGGAAGAGATTGATCTAGTAAAATCAAAAGATATTAAAGAACATACGAAGGATTATTTTTGGCTTAAAAATAGTTATGACGGAGTTGAAGTACTAAACGAAAGTTTTTTCCTGGATAGAAAAAGTAAAATAGACATAAATATAGAAAAGAAAACGACAGAAAGGATTATAGATGCAAAGAATAATAAAAAGAGAGTTGTTGAAAAATACAAACTATCAAATGAGATTGTAAATATAGCGGAAGGGCTTTGTGATGCGATAATTTGGCAAGATAATAGGAAGAAACATGTCTTTGTATATTTACACTATAAAGAATTGCTACTCAGAGAAGTCGCGGAAAGATTTAATATTGATATCGATATTTTAAAAGACTATAGTGCAGAGGAAATATTATCGGCCTTACAGAGACAAGATTTTTCGACAATATCACATAGAAGAGAAAAAGCTGTTGGATATTTTATGAATCCATCAAAGAAAGTACTGTCTACCGACGAAAGCATGCTTTGCTGGGAAAAATATGCCGAAGAGAAAATATCAGATAATATCCAAGAGATAAAAGGTATTGTGGCTAGTACCGGTAAAAAGCCGATAGTCCAAGGTAAAATAAAAATTGTCTTGGATCCAAAAGACCACCTTACGGTCTTTAATAAAGGAGAAATACTTGTAGCGCCTATGACAAGCCCAGAATATATATTCCTTATGAAGAAAAGTGTCGCTATTGTCACGGATACTGGAGGATTAACCTCTCACGCCGCAATTGTATCGAGAGAATTAGGCATCCCTTGTATAGTAGATACTAAAATCGCCACTAAAGTGCTAAAAGATGGAGATATGGTGGAAGTGGATGCAAATAAAGGTATAATAAGAATAATTAATAAATAG
- a CDS encoding PEP-utilizing enzyme: MKNQDLKIFAERKMTLFALIVSIWQHKTCLENTTGIGFTESVFAYRDSICILSATKSNIDAVVLNILNQIKKNNKPFTAWYEKAKRLNTKADELLLKHIDDKVKLDIHSYNEVMEILNENLGYCTILPFWVLYAINTSLENGENREVFGKTLEMYEELKKETRYPQIVKNVISKYLDAAIKTLNISEELAECIHPEELRKIINGEKSVDKTELERRAKWCAMTLDKNPLLVKFDYTTDNYPSLLSEKIDKDIKEIRGNVAFAGTARGRVKVVNSIDDMKKFNEGDILVSFQSSPAIMPAIVKCSALITDEGGIMCHASIISRELKKPCVIGTKIATKVLKDGDMVEVDANNGIIKIINN, translated from the coding sequence ATGAAAAATCAAGATTTAAAGATATTTGCTGAAAGGAAGATGACGCTTTTTGCTTTAATTGTCTCAATTTGGCAGCACAAAACATGTTTAGAAAACACCACAGGAATAGGTTTTACTGAATCTGTTTTTGCTTACAGAGATAGTATTTGTATCCTTAGCGCCACAAAAAGTAATATTGATGCAGTTGTATTAAATATTTTAAATCAGATCAAGAAAAACAATAAACCATTTACAGCTTGGTATGAAAAAGCCAAGAGACTGAATACGAAAGCAGATGAACTTTTATTAAAACATATTGATGACAAAGTTAAACTAGATATACATTCTTACAATGAGGTTATGGAAATACTTAATGAGAATCTAGGTTACTGCACTATATTACCTTTTTGGGTATTGTATGCGATTAATACTTCTTTGGAAAATGGCGAAAATAGAGAAGTGTTTGGTAAGACACTAGAGATGTACGAGGAATTAAAGAAAGAAACTCGCTACCCGCAAATAGTAAAAAACGTAATTAGTAAATATCTCGATGCAGCAATAAAAACACTGAATATCTCTGAAGAGCTTGCAGAATGTATACACCCAGAAGAATTAAGAAAGATTATTAATGGAGAGAAGTCTGTAGATAAAACAGAGTTGGAGAGAAGAGCAAAATGGTGTGCAATGACACTAGATAAAAACCCACTGCTGGTGAAATTCGACTATACTACAGACAATTATCCATCACTACTATCTGAAAAAATTGATAAAGATATAAAAGAGATAAGAGGTAATGTCGCTTTTGCTGGCACGGCTCGAGGTAGAGTAAAGGTTGTGAATTCTATAGATGATATGAAAAAGTTTAACGAAGGAGATATTCTCGTATCTTTTCAATCAAGCCCAGCGATAATGCCAGCTATAGTAAAATGTTCCGCTTTAATCACTGATGAAGGAGGAATAATGTGCCACGCCTCAATTATCTCAAGAGAACTCAAAAAACCCTGTGTCATTGGTACCAAGATTGCCACAAAGGTATTAAAAGACGGGGATATGGTAGAGGTTGATGCCAACAATGGTATAATAAAAATCATTAATAATTAA
- a CDS encoding PEP-utilizing enzyme, with protein sequence MTNIIERFIDELDGQELRPAITDSRVFVQAAGWQTSQYFSKYYEDKLPYTLLLLVKGSGGMLYLPLSKEKALAKEVFRKYWKDDNTLTKIKKEFNSLGTELDRLYQSFNYKYLSENTFPTCLATFNKFESTIWNLNALVFFSIYFDKQIATELVRELSINISEDRLNKIWDKAITPNGISFEKRRTLYIWSLIKDGTSWDKISELCQYFLTSYAKIFPLSEVKEHLIKEYSHIDIKRAEKLIGKELTLIKAREEKYNKWLSKITKEEVEFVTFMQFIIALRDERKDFLMKATTIFYRIGEKLFSEAGVEKSGIYFWSIPEIKKGIKYLKDNLRLIKKREKGYIILISGDNTRIEEYNDFEKNKKDIIKYFNEQYKKLHTDNTKKSVIKGHTGSKGLVRGIVKVLNNFEEEKGKFKKGEILVTGMTRPEYVPLMKIASAIITDEGGITCHAAIVSRELGIPCIIGTKIATQVLKDGDLVEVDADKGIVRRL encoded by the coding sequence ATGACCAATATCATTGAAAGATTTATAGATGAACTGGACGGACAAGAATTAAGGCCCGCGATCACGGATTCAAGAGTCTTTGTACAGGCTGCGGGATGGCAGACTTCTCAATATTTCTCTAAATACTATGAAGACAAGCTACCTTACACACTTCTTCTTTTAGTTAAAGGCAGTGGGGGGATGTTATATTTACCTCTTTCTAAGGAAAAAGCTTTAGCTAAAGAAGTATTTAGAAAATACTGGAAAGATGATAATACTCTTACAAAAATAAAAAAGGAATTTAACTCATTGGGAACAGAATTAGATAGGCTATACCAGTCATTTAATTATAAATATCTTTCGGAAAATACTTTTCCTACCTGTTTAGCAACATTTAACAAATTCGAAAGTACAATATGGAATCTAAATGCCCTGGTATTTTTTAGTATTTATTTTGATAAGCAAATCGCCACAGAACTTGTGCGCGAACTAAGTATTAATATATCCGAGGATAGGCTTAATAAAATCTGGGACAAAGCAATCACACCAAATGGAATCTCTTTTGAAAAAAGAAGGACACTTTATATATGGAGCCTTATTAAAGACGGAACTAGCTGGGACAAAATATCTGAATTATGCCAATACTTCTTAACAAGTTATGCCAAGATATTTCCACTGTCTGAAGTTAAAGAACACCTTATAAAAGAATACTCTCATATAGATATTAAACGGGCAGAAAAGTTAATAGGAAAAGAACTTACTCTTATCAAAGCAAGAGAAGAGAAATACAATAAGTGGCTTAGCAAGATTACAAAAGAAGAAGTAGAATTCGTTACTTTTATGCAATTTATCATTGCTTTAAGAGATGAGAGAAAGGACTTCTTGATGAAAGCCACAACGATTTTCTATCGTATTGGTGAAAAGCTTTTCTCTGAAGCAGGAGTCGAAAAATCCGGTATTTATTTCTGGAGTATTCCTGAAATTAAAAAGGGTATTAAATATCTAAAAGATAATTTAAGATTGATAAAGAAAAGAGAAAAAGGATACATAATCCTAATCAGTGGTGATAATACCCGTATTGAAGAATATAATGATTTCGAAAAGAACAAAAAAGATATTATTAAATATTTCAATGAACAATATAAGAAATTACACACAGATAATACAAAGAAATCTGTCATCAAAGGGCATACTGGGTCAAAAGGGCTGGTGCGTGGTATCGTCAAAGTATTAAATAATTTTGAAGAAGAAAAGGGTAAATTTAAGAAAGGTGAAATCCTTGTAACTGGCATGACTCGACCAGAATATGTTCCACTTATGAAAATAGCCTCGGCGATCATTACGGACGAAGGAGGTATCACTTGTCATGCTGCTATTGTCTCTCGTGAGCTCGGAATTCCTTGCATAATAGGCACGAAAATTGCTACTCAAGTATTAAAAGACGGAGACTTAGTAGAAGTTGACGCGGATAAAGGTATTGTCAGAAGACTTTAA
- a CDS encoding PEP-utilizing enzyme, whose product MKNSFIKYITRDYSLRDRSMIVYALLKKGTIKEIFYTATIEHRHDGVVDVYIQPKDNEDNTQRIANALAKDKNYIESGLELGIKVSDDLLRLCKRATDFISKEETIKRLEEARDEWVRFSSFLEFTHRVGSMGKDLTEKQLKELGEFHEKRKLIFLEFFEYLDKLCLAATGEDKIERGDLRFLTFYEIVSYLEGKINPDKINRLQERRKAEYVYENNKGKEKITDLNTDKYWREIEEKSIEKQEIKELSGIPVTKGKITGEVIVVSQADFKDKQLKDKIVVISMTTTSMNNVLKDVKAIVTEEGGLLCHAAIFSREFGIITLTQVKNATKVLKDGDIVEVDADKGVIRIIK is encoded by the coding sequence ATGAAAAATAGTTTTATAAAATATATAACAAGAGATTATTCATTGAGAGACAGGTCAATGATAGTCTACGCTCTGTTAAAAAAGGGTACGATAAAAGAAATATTTTATACAGCGACGATAGAGCATAGACATGACGGTGTTGTGGATGTTTATATACAACCAAAAGACAATGAAGATAATACGCAACGAATAGCAAATGCACTAGCTAAAGATAAAAATTATATTGAAAGCGGCCTAGAACTCGGTATTAAAGTCTCCGACGATTTGCTGAGACTTTGTAAAAGAGCCACTGACTTTATAAGTAAGGAAGAGACAATCAAAAGACTAGAAGAAGCTAGAGATGAATGGGTAAGATTTTCTAGCTTTTTAGAATTCACTCATAGGGTGGGAAGTATGGGCAAGGATTTGACAGAAAAGCAATTAAAAGAACTTGGTGAATTTCACGAGAAAAGGAAGTTGATATTTTTAGAGTTTTTTGAATATTTAGATAAATTATGTCTGGCGGCAACAGGAGAAGACAAGATAGAAAGGGGAGATTTAAGATTTTTGACATTTTACGAGATAGTCTCATATCTTGAAGGCAAAATAAACCCAGATAAAATAAATAGACTTCAGGAAAGAAGAAAAGCCGAGTATGTATATGAAAATAATAAAGGCAAAGAGAAAATCACTGATTTAAATACTGATAAATATTGGAGAGAGATTGAAGAGAAATCTATAGAAAAACAGGAGATAAAAGAGCTTAGTGGTATACCGGTGACAAAAGGTAAAATTACAGGAGAAGTGATTGTAGTCTCTCAAGCAGATTTTAAGGATAAACAATTAAAAGACAAAATAGTTGTGATCAGTATGACGACTACATCTATGAATAATGTTCTCAAAGATGTTAAAGCTATTGTCACTGAAGAAGGCGGCTTACTATGCCACGCCGCTATTTTCTCAAGAGAATTCGGTATTATTACGCTTACTCAGGTCAAAAATGCCACAAAAGTGCTAAAAGACGGAGATATAGTAGAGGTGGATGCAGATAAAGGAGTGATTAGGATTATTAAATAG
- a CDS encoding PEP-utilizing enzyme codes for MHSSIPDFSEWRFWGRWKSNVFCNAQYSGFSLTQIFKDLSLPPEFRDWYLSVDGYLYTRDADHRIFDKFIIDKFLNDSSWFDKLFNLAEKIEYLANNLKRDGDVVSCMKLLKDNGCITMLIHFCDKGLEKLVPEIAAQSGLTADQFAKILIPFKHTYTMQYKEALYQLKMSKISIDDFIKDFEWFGTGRLSGNGLTILDIQKELRKTMDKESAPNIDIKSLDKEIKSKIIILQKLIYFRSLHAELAGKMVYYQWAALDNVALRHSLRREDLGVLTPEEIIYLTEKNILPIDTKKRLDQNGLECSGVSYINGVSELYFGDELKQVLKIFEPKLTTDQKIVHGNIAFKGKVKGFVKIIEDINDLKKINEGDVIVSPETMPDYIVGMKKAAAFVTNQGGITSHAAIVAREMKKPCIIGTKIATQVFKDGDLVEVDANVGIIRIIS; via the coding sequence ATGCATAGTTCAATTCCAGATTTTAGTGAGTGGAGATTCTGGGGTAGATGGAAGAGTAATGTCTTTTGTAATGCCCAATATTCCGGTTTTTCTCTAACACAGATATTCAAAGATTTATCATTACCACCCGAGTTTAGAGATTGGTATTTAAGTGTAGATGGATATTTATACACTCGCGATGCTGACCACAGAATCTTTGACAAATTTATTATAGACAAATTCCTTAATGACAGTTCCTGGTTTGATAAGCTCTTTAATCTCGCAGAAAAAATTGAATATCTAGCTAATAATCTGAAAAGAGATGGGGATGTAGTTTCCTGTATGAAATTACTTAAAGACAACGGATGTATTACAATGTTAATACATTTTTGTGACAAAGGTCTAGAAAAACTTGTCCCGGAGATCGCGGCTCAAAGCGGCTTGACAGCAGATCAATTTGCAAAAATTCTTATTCCATTTAAACACACATATACAATGCAATATAAGGAGGCTCTTTATCAGCTAAAAATGAGTAAGATTAGTATTGACGATTTTATAAAAGATTTTGAATGGTTTGGAACTGGACGTCTATCGGGAAATGGATTGACTATACTTGATATACAGAAAGAATTACGGAAGACAATGGACAAAGAAAGTGCGCCAAATATAGATATTAAATCATTGGATAAAGAGATTAAATCAAAAATAATTATCTTACAAAAACTTATTTATTTTAGATCTCTTCACGCAGAGCTTGCGGGTAAAATGGTTTATTATCAGTGGGCGGCTCTAGACAATGTAGCATTAAGACATAGCCTAAGACGGGAAGATTTGGGTGTTCTAACTCCGGAAGAAATAATCTATCTTACAGAAAAAAATATTTTACCAATAGATACAAAAAAACGTCTGGATCAGAACGGTCTTGAATGTAGTGGAGTATCATACATAAATGGTGTCTCTGAGCTATATTTTGGAGATGAACTTAAGCAAGTATTAAAAATATTTGAACCAAAATTAACTACAGATCAAAAGATAGTTCACGGCAACATTGCATTTAAAGGAAAGGTTAAAGGTTTTGTAAAAATTATAGAGGACATTAATGACCTAAAGAAAATAAATGAGGGAGATGTTATCGTATCTCCAGAGACAATGCCAGATTATATTGTTGGAATGAAAAAGGCGGCTGCATTCGTCACTAATCAAGGAGGAATCACTTCTCACGCTGCAATTGTTGCCAGAGAAATGAAAAAACCTTGTATAATAGGCACAAAGATAGCTACACAAGTTTTTAAAGATGGCGATCTGGTAGAAGTCGATGCAAATGTTGGAATCATTCGTATAATTTCATAA